One stretch of Flavobacterium sp. 9 DNA includes these proteins:
- a CDS encoding YtxH domain-containing protein has translation MSKNLNTVAAILGAAAAGAAIGILFAPDKGSKTRAKLKEGLDDATHNLKDSLSASSEVLREKFTHAKENLDGTYGELLSNMSYKTEEVISFLESKLADLKAQNAKLQK, from the coding sequence ATGTCAAAGAACTTAAATACAGTAGCAGCAATTTTGGGTGCTGCCGCCGCTGGTGCAGCGATCGGAATTTTATTTGCTCCTGACAAAGGATCTAAAACTCGTGCTAAACTTAAAGAAGGTTTAGATGATGCAACACACAATTTGAAGGATTCACTTTCTGCAAGTTCTGAAGTTTTGCGTGAAAAATTTACACATGCAAAAGAAAATTTAGATGGAACTTATGGAGAATTACTTTCTAATATGAGTTATAAAACAGAAGAGGTTATCAGTTTTTTGGAATCTAAACTTGCTGATTTAAAAGCACAAAACGCTAAACTTCAAAAATAA
- a CDS encoding glutamine--tRNA ligase/YqeY domain fusion protein, with protein MASEEKSLNFIEQIIEEDLKSGLSQNKLHFRFPPEPNGYLHIGHASSIALNFGLGIDYQSPVNLRFDDTNPEKEEQEFVDAIKKDVEWLGYTWAEERYASDYFQQLYDWAVLLIKKDKAYVDSQSSEDMAIQKGTPSTTGSDSPYRNRSVEENLDLFERMKNGEFEAGTHILRAKIDMKSTNMLMRDPIMYRILHRHHHRTGDDWKIYPMYDWAHGQSDYLEEISHSFCTLEFLPHRELYDWFLDQILDENKLRPKQREFARRNLSHTVVSKRKLQQLVKEKHVNGWDDPRMSTISGLRRRGYTAASLRNFANTIGIAKRDNLINVSVLEFCIREDLNKIAPRVMAVLDPVKLVITNYPEGKEEWLEAENNQEDENAGFRKVPFSRELYIEREDFLEEAPAKFFRLTLGKEVRLKNAYIIKGESVIKDAEGNITEIHVTYDTDSLSGSGTEASQRKVSGTLHWVSISHAIEAEVRMYDRLFTDEAPDSYKEKNFLDFVNPNSLEIITGYVEPSLSTSQNEDKFQFQRLGYFTVDRDSTASKLVFNKTVGLKDAWEEKGKKEENSINNSLKDINKYFKVETKPERIAIESAIGESIKNVSSFSLLQNSLKKNINNNKGSLLFAQFILKYSILKSKDFEEDDIKKLYTMSLRSESTYVRSKALLNLRDLENESFRNQFEEEILKLNANPPKNASEREIEILAELLKK; from the coding sequence ATGGCATCAGAAGAGAAATCACTCAATTTTATTGAACAAATCATAGAAGAAGATCTTAAATCAGGTCTATCACAAAATAAGCTTCACTTTCGTTTTCCACCAGAACCTAATGGTTATTTACACATTGGTCATGCAAGTTCTATTGCATTAAATTTTGGTTTAGGAATTGATTATCAATCTCCTGTGAATTTACGTTTTGATGATACAAACCCTGAAAAAGAAGAACAGGAATTTGTTGATGCAATTAAAAAAGATGTTGAATGGTTGGGTTATACCTGGGCAGAAGAACGTTATGCTTCTGATTATTTTCAACAATTGTATGATTGGGCAGTCTTATTGATTAAGAAAGATAAAGCTTATGTTGATAGTCAATCTTCTGAAGATATGGCGATTCAAAAAGGAACTCCATCTACAACAGGAAGTGATTCTCCTTATAGAAATCGTTCTGTTGAAGAGAATTTAGATTTATTCGAAAGAATGAAAAACGGTGAATTTGAAGCTGGAACTCACATTCTTCGTGCAAAAATAGATATGAAATCAACTAATATGTTGATGCGTGATCCTATCATGTACAGAATTTTACACAGACATCACCATAGAACTGGAGATGATTGGAAAATTTATCCAATGTACGATTGGGCACACGGACAAAGTGATTATTTAGAAGAGATTTCACACTCATTTTGTACACTTGAATTTTTGCCTCATCGTGAATTATACGATTGGTTTTTAGATCAGATTTTAGATGAAAATAAACTGCGTCCAAAGCAAAGAGAATTTGCGAGACGTAACTTATCACATACTGTTGTTAGTAAAAGAAAATTACAGCAACTAGTTAAAGAAAAGCATGTTAACGGTTGGGATGATCCTAGAATGTCAACAATTTCTGGATTAAGAAGACGTGGATATACGGCTGCTTCTTTGCGTAATTTTGCTAACACAATTGGTATTGCAAAACGAGATAATTTGATTAATGTATCGGTTTTAGAATTTTGTATTCGTGAAGATTTGAACAAAATTGCACCTCGTGTAATGGCTGTTTTAGATCCTGTAAAATTGGTAATTACAAATTATCCTGAAGGAAAAGAAGAGTGGCTTGAAGCCGAAAATAACCAGGAAGATGAAAATGCAGGTTTCAGAAAAGTACCTTTTTCACGTGAATTATATATCGAAAGAGAAGACTTTCTTGAAGAAGCTCCAGCGAAGTTTTTCCGTTTAACTTTAGGAAAAGAAGTACGTCTTAAAAATGCGTATATCATTAAAGGAGAAAGTGTTATAAAAGATGCAGAAGGAAATATTACAGAAATTCATGTAACTTATGATACTGATTCTTTAAGCGGAAGTGGGACAGAAGCTAGTCAAAGAAAAGTGTCTGGAACATTACATTGGGTTTCTATTTCGCATGCAATTGAAGCAGAAGTTCGTATGTACGATCGTTTGTTTACAGATGAAGCTCCGGACAGTTATAAAGAGAAAAATTTCTTAGATTTTGTCAATCCAAATTCATTAGAAATCATCACTGGATATGTTGAACCAAGTTTATCAACATCACAAAATGAAGATAAATTTCAGTTTCAACGTTTAGGATATTTTACTGTTGATAGAGATTCAACTGCTTCAAAATTAGTGTTTAACAAAACAGTTGGACTTAAAGATGCTTGGGAAGAAAAAGGTAAAAAAGAAGAAAACAGCATCAATAATTCTTTAAAAGATATCAATAAATATTTTAAAGTTGAGACTAAACCGGAACGCATTGCAATTGAAAGTGCAATAGGGGAGAGCATCAAAAATGTTTCAAGTTTTTCTTTACTACAAAATTCATTAAAGAAGAATATTAACAATAATAAGGGTTCATTGTTATTTGCTCAATTTATTTTGAAATATTCAATTTTGAAATCTAAGGATTTTGAAGAAGACGATATTAAAAAATTATATACAATGTCTTTAAGAAGTGAATCGACTTATGTTAGATCAAAAGCACTTTTGAATTTAAGAGATTTAGAAAATGAAAGTTTCAGAAATCAATTTGAAGAAGAAATTTTGAAATTAAATGCAAATCCACCAAAAAATGCTTCGGAAAGAGAAATTGAAATTCTTGCCGAGCTATTAAAAAAATAA
- the folB gene encoding dihydroneopterin aldolase produces MGIIKLKNIRTFSYHGCMIEEGKIGSDYTVDLKIKASLEKSAESDHLLDTVDYVHLNKIVTEEMAIRSHLLEHVAKRINNRVLAEIKTVEKTTVWVSKINPPIGGDVETVTIKMTEIRK; encoded by the coding sequence ATGGGAATCATAAAATTAAAAAACATTCGTACTTTTTCATACCACGGATGTATGATTGAAGAAGGAAAAATTGGATCTGACTACACAGTAGATCTAAAAATTAAAGCTAGTTTAGAGAAATCAGCAGAAAGCGATCACTTATTAGACACGGTTGATTATGTACATTTAAACAAAATTGTTACCGAAGAAATGGCAATTCGTTCTCATTTATTAGAACATGTTGCCAAAAGAATCAATAATCGTGTACTTGCAGAAATAAAAACTGTAGAAAAAACAACTGTTTGGGTTTCTAAAATAAATCCTCCTATAGGTGGTGATGTTGAAACAGTTACTATAAAAATGACCGAAATTAGAAAGTAA
- a CDS encoding GldM family protein: MAQKDSLVVDKSNLAVVSADKLNVVYRGVSNPISIAIPNCKSFTATGVGLNKISEGKYSLSPGSGLFSVIKLDVELNDGSKITEEHKFRIKEIKSFFFATINDKNCCEKCILEMTKEELLDSRLGFGLPDYFLFDLNISKYKINSFIIKFSNNSRIVVDGNRFNNDVNNTIKKLKKGSIFVINDIGYSCPGSENYLLPRLVPIKVMIVEKEVQENYYENKEFIRDSIRRIKSEKKLLKR; the protein is encoded by the coding sequence GTGGCACAAAAAGATTCTTTAGTTGTTGATAAATCTAATCTGGCTGTAGTTTCTGCTGATAAATTAAATGTGGTTTATAGAGGAGTTTCAAATCCAATTTCTATTGCAATTCCAAATTGTAAATCATTTACTGCAACTGGTGTAGGATTAAATAAAATATCAGAAGGAAAGTATTCACTAAGTCCTGGATCAGGTCTCTTTTCAGTAATTAAACTTGATGTTGAATTGAATGATGGTTCTAAAATTACAGAGGAACATAAATTTAGAATAAAGGAAATTAAAAGTTTTTTTTTCGCGACAATTAATGATAAAAATTGTTGTGAAAAATGTATTTTAGAAATGACTAAAGAGGAGCTTTTAGATTCTAGACTTGGTTTTGGTTTGCCTGATTATTTCCTTTTCGATTTGAATATTTCAAAATATAAAATAAACAGTTTTATTATAAAGTTTTCTAATAATAGTAGGATTGTGGTTGATGGAAATAGGTTTAATAATGATGTTAACAACACAATTAAAAAGCTAAAAAAAGGCTCTATTTTCGTAATTAATGATATTGGTTATTCTTGCCCTGGTTCTGAGAATTATCTTTTACCAAGACTTGTTCCAATTAAAGTTATGATTGTAGAAAAAGAAGTACAGGAAAACTATTATGAAAATAAAGAGTTTATTAGAGATAGTATTCGAAGAATAAAAAGTGAAAAGAAACTTTTAAAAAGATAA
- a CDS encoding LysE family translocator — MINDILAGLPWGLFLSFMVGPVFFILLETSITKGFRAALVFDLGVVLGDIFFIAIAYLGSYRLIQSLKDKPALFIFGGIIMLAYGLISFIRLRNEEKIDDEEIDRDIIKRNYGSLFVKGFLLNVINIGVLGFWLAVIISVGPKLEMQNSRMFTFFTSVIITYLLVDCFKILLAKQLKSKMTPSNIIKIKKGISIVLMVFGFVLMIQGWFPKEKEMVKNAFEKIEK, encoded by the coding sequence ATGATAAATGATATTTTGGCTGGACTGCCATGGGGACTTTTTTTAAGTTTTATGGTAGGTCCAGTATTTTTTATATTACTTGAAACCAGTATTACAAAAGGATTCAGAGCTGCTTTAGTCTTTGATCTTGGAGTAGTATTAGGTGATATTTTTTTTATAGCAATCGCTTATTTAGGAAGTTATAGATTAATTCAGAGTTTAAAAGACAAACCGGCACTTTTTATTTTTGGTGGAATTATCATGTTGGCTTATGGTTTAATTTCTTTCATAAGATTAAGAAATGAAGAAAAAATCGACGATGAAGAAATTGATCGTGATATTATCAAAAGAAACTACGGAAGTTTGTTTGTAAAAGGATTTTTACTGAACGTTATCAACATTGGAGTTCTAGGTTTTTGGTTGGCAGTTATTATTTCTGTAGGACCAAAATTAGAAATGCAAAACTCTAGAATGTTTACTTTTTTTACTTCTGTAATCATTACTTATTTGTTAGTTGATTGTTTTAAAATTCTATTAGCCAAACAATTAAAATCTAAAATGACACCTTCAAATATTATTAAAATCAAAAAAGGAATCAGTATTGTTTTAATGGTTTTTGGATTTGTTTTGATGATTCAAGGTTGGTTTCCAAAAGAAAAAGAAATGGTTAAAAATGCTTTTGAGAAGATAGAGAAGTAG
- a CDS encoding head GIN domain-containing protein: MKKLIIGAAILFVQMSFGQVTKDVGDFDTVKVFDKLSVKLVPSSENKVVIKGTRESEVEVVNKKGVLKLRMPFPKLLSGNDLDITLYYKHLELIDVNEGANVTSKDAIKATSFKVSAQEGGTIDVNLDVDKLKVSSVSGGSITLSGKAANQDASLGAGGYLLASKLSTSQTTVSVSAGGKADVNASTLVDAKVSAGGSIYIYGKPKQINQKTVFGGKIEEVK, from the coding sequence ATGAAAAAGTTAATTATTGGAGCGGCAATTTTATTTGTTCAAATGTCTTTTGGTCAGGTTACCAAAGATGTAGGTGATTTTGATACCGTTAAAGTATTTGATAAGTTGAGTGTAAAATTGGTTCCATCTTCAGAAAATAAAGTAGTTATTAAAGGAACTCGTGAATCAGAAGTTGAAGTTGTTAACAAGAAAGGTGTATTAAAATTAAGAATGCCTTTTCCGAAGTTATTATCCGGAAATGATTTAGATATAACGCTTTATTATAAACATTTAGAACTTATTGATGTTAATGAAGGTGCTAATGTAACAAGCAAAGATGCCATAAAAGCTACGTCTTTTAAAGTAAGTGCTCAGGAAGGCGGAACTATTGATGTTAATTTAGATGTTGATAAGTTAAAAGTGAGTTCAGTTTCAGGAGGTTCTATAACTTTGTCTGGTAAAGCAGCAAATCAGGATGCAAGTTTAGGAGCTGGCGGATATTTACTAGCTAGTAAATTAAGTACGTCTCAAACTACTGTAAGCGTTTCTGCGGGAGGAAAAGCAGATGTGAATGCTTCTACCCTTGTAGATGCAAAAGTAAGCGCAGGAGGCTCTATTTACATTTATGGTAAACCGAAACAAATTAATCAGAAAACAGTCTTTGGAGGTAAAATCGAAGAGGTAAAATAA